The window tttccttaatccaacagcctAATTTCCAAAGGGGATAACTTGCTCATATGAACTCGAAAGCACGCAAACTTGGctgcgttggaaagatcatttcaagggctttccaaccatatctggaattACACCTAACTTgtcctgagataggagttatggtcgtttgaagtggccaaaaactcacttttcctcacttaacaaatttcaagattttaattctttccaaatgACTCTCCGACTTTAGTGGTCTTTCTGTCTCAAGTTATATGTCGTGAATTTTTAAAAGTAGTCGTTTATTTTagaagtttaaataaaattaattattttctctctcATATCTCAAATTGTAATATTAAAGCATTTTATTgagagaaaggaaaaaaaattaagaatccATTATAACCAATGGTTGATcctaggggtgtgcactattcggattaaaccgaataaGGCCTTATACCCGAATTAATGGAATTCATTCAATGCATAGACATATCGGGGTCGAAATTGGTATGGCACCTAGAAATATCATAGGAGAAGAAAGCATTACTTCTGAGCTCTGCTCTgtctttcaaactcaaaatatcaTCATAAGTGAATAAGTGAGTGAGATTGGATTCTAGGCTCGATGAGATGTGATTCCCCGGGGGGATCAGGAAGGAGATATAGCAATAGACAGCCTATTTTGAGCTTGAAAGAAGAACTGTTACGTCCGTTTActtaaaccaaatcaaatcaaatttttatttggattggttttttggtttttcggattggttttggattaataaattactttatttggttttttggtttggtttcggattttaaaaaataaaaaccgaaaaacaaaaaaaaactaattttttatatatgtataatgtttaggtttagaattaagttggagttaaccacttttgtccctttttggttattgcctttcatgatgattacgtttatattttatgtttgaattacatctataatacttataagtattgtgttttaagttttacttatgatttatattagaaagtatatttaaggaattaaatattattactttggttatgttattaattattgtcataaccgaataaccaaaccgaaaaaagccgaaccgaatagaggaaaaccaaaccaaattgaTTTTGAATCGGATTGGATTAcatttttacaaaatcaaaaaccaaaaaatccaaATCGAATAGTGCAAAACCAAATTGgaaaaccgaatgcacacccctagttgATCCTACTATCACACGTCcattgataattaaaaaaataaagagaacgATAATGATGTTGAGCCAATCCCTATAAATACCTCACCAAATATAGCAACACATCtcaaattgtaataattaaagcattttagagagagagaaaaaaaataagcaaTGGTTGATACTACTATCACACGTCCATTGGCAAATTATCATTCAAGTGTTTGGGGAGATTATTTCCTTTCCTACACTCCTCAACTCACAGTATGTTTCGTTTTTCTGTGAGATAGGCTTGGTGATAAATTTGATATATCgtatttgtttttttgttcATATCATGATCAGTAGTAGCTAGTAGCTAgcattattttcataatttctcGTCCTACGATTTCTATTACCTCTCATAATTTTATGTGCTTTAATTATCGTATtgtttaattattgttattgttccATGTTCCTATTATATGATATGTCATTTTTACTACTGAAATAGTACATGTACGGTtgtacctccacgaggtagagGTAAGATGCACTCTACCTTCTTTTAATCCCACCTATAGAGTTATActgattatattattattattgtattgcATTTGTTGCTATTTATTATAGGTAGTAGAACAATATATAATAACATTAAACATTTGGTGCAGGAAATTAGTAGCCAagaaaaacttgaacttgaagaattgaaagaaaaagtcAGGCAAATGTTAGTGGAAATTCCTAATAATAGTACACAAAAACTTGTCTTGATTGATACAATCCAACGATTGGGAGTGGCATATCATTTCGAAAACGAAATCAAAACATCcattcataatatttttgatGGAtcgaaacaaaataaaaatgaagataaCGACGATGATCTTTGCGTTGTTGCTCTTCGTTTTAGACTAGTGAGACGACAAAGGCATTACATGTCTTCTGGTATCGTATCTCTACTCTAATTATCCTATGTAGCTTATCAATGTTGATTACTAATTCCTTTCTGgtcaaaagtaaaatattgaCGAGATGAATTCAGAATTTAATCTTtatgaattcaatttttttataaattgaaaaatataatatttatagtaCTTATAAGTTAAAACTTTAGTATATATCTCCAAAAAGGTTGTTTAATAACTAACTATGACGCAATTAATCAGATGTGTTCAAAAAATTCACCAGCGACGACGGAAAATTCAAGGAAACTCTTACTAAAGATGTTCCAGGCTTATTAAGTTTATACGAAGCAGCACATCTAAGAGTACACGGAGAAGAAATTCTTGAAGAAGCTCTAACTTTTACCATCACTCATCTCAAGTCCATGGGCCCTAAATTGGACAACTCACTCAAGGCCCAAGTTAGTGAAGCCTTGATCCAGCCCATTCATACAAATGTACCAAGAGTGGTAGCTCGTAAATACATACCTATTTACGAGACCATTGAATCACATGATGATTTGCTTTTAAAATTTGCAAAATTGGACTTCCACATTTTGCAAAAGATGCACCAGAGTGAGCTTAGTGATCTTACAAGgtatataaatttatacatatatcgTCTTTAATTAAtctgtctctctctctcacacacacacatatatatatatgcacagTGTgtgatatattataaatattatatacatatataggtgGTGGAAGGATTTCTATCATGAAAACAAATATCCATATGCAAGAGACAAATTGGTGGAATGTTATTTTTGGGCTATGGGGGTGTATTTTGGGCCACAATATGGAAATGCAAGAAGGACGATAACAAAATTACTCGTTATCATTACCATTACTGATGATCTCTATGATGCTTATGCAACTTATGACGAACTTGTGCCTTACACCGATGCAGTCGAGAGGTAAAACCTAATTACTTTAACTCTTTACAATATAATGTTGTTACATTTTGAGTAAGAAATATGTGTTATAAATTTATGCATGTGCAGATGTGATATTAGTGCTATGGATTCGATATCGCCCTATATGAGACCACTTTATCAAGTCTTTTTAGATTGCTTTGatgaaatggaaaaagaattgaCCAAAGATGGTAAAACAGACTATGTCTACTATGCAAAAATTGAGGTAAGTGGTCCCATCAATCAATTAAACCGGAGATTGATATCACTGATGATTACAAATAATTAATGCTTCtaatcaatatatttatttatttttttagataaatAAGTGGATCAGAAGTTATCTTAAGGAAGCAGAATGGTTGAGAGATGATATTATTCCAAAATGCGAGGAATATATGAAAAACGCTACTCTAACTGTTGCCGTTCAATTGCTTTTGATTACTTGTTTGACTGTTGCGGACAAATTTATATCCAACGAGACTTTCGAATGGATGATAAATGAGTCTTTGATCGCTCCAGCTACATTACTAATCAATAGATTAAAGGACGATATTATTGGACATGAagtaagtgtatatatatatatatatatagtatatacaccaacatattatatatatagtttgaaCTTATAAAAATAGATGTTTAATTTAAACGTCATACTGAATTGTATTTGATGCATGCAGCACGAACAACAAAGGGAACATGGACCTTCATTCATTGAATGTTACATGAAAGAATATGGAGCTTCAAAACAAGAGGCATATGTTGAGGCTCAAAGGCAAATTGCAAATGCATGGAAAGATATAAACACTGATTATTTACATGCTACCCAAGTACCAACGTTTGTCCTCGAACCTGCCTTAAATCTTTCACGCCTCGTAAATATTCTCCAAGAGGATGATTTTACAGATTCAAGAAATTTCCTTAAAGACACAATCACCTTGTTGTTTGTTGGCTCTGTTAATAGTACATCATGTGGATAATCGAACTATTCATTGAGTGTACGTTTTAAGCAAACAATAATGGTTCCAATATTTATAAGTGATAACTGCAATTATGTGTGTTTGGGGTGGATGGGTAGGGGGTGTCTTGTCTTTGcactcatattttcttttaataaaatgtaACAATAATATATGAAGCAATTATGTGTGTTTGGGGTGGGTGGGTAGGGGGTGTGCTGTCTTTGcactcatattttcttttaataaaatgtaACAATAACATATGAAGTTGTATTGAAGCTGGTTTATTTTCAGTTTGAAATGATATGTATGCCATGCTATAATAGTAGGTAAACTTGAAGGTGAAAGAGACATAACTTTGAGTTTTGTTGATTTACAGCGTGATAATTTTATTGAACAAGAAACAATTCGAGTTTTTGTGTACTATTATCTGATGTTAttgtttgttctaattttttttttttttttttatcatatttgattTTCCTCTCTTGAAGGAAGGACAACATATATTAACCATAAATATAGGTTCTTCCTTATTTCTAATTTCACATGTTTTGATAATCTTTCTATTGGAGGAAAATGTCGTGCTTCTCTTGAAGGTATACATACATAGTAAGCAACAGAGGCAAAGACTCTAAAGCTTATGGTTTAAAAGATTTTGGTTCTTGAAAGTTAACAATTTCTTAgaacaaatagaaaatatagataaaaattACTCCTTAGTTCGATTAAATCAATGATAAAACCTAGCACTTTGTCCCTAAATAgcaaaaattgaaatcaaattgTTAAGATGTCCCATGTCGGTAGAGGGATGAAAATTTGGTCTCCTtattatatggacttggacaaacctcccctcatgagctatcATTTAGGGTTGAGTTAGACCCAtgtcatatattttaaatggtATCAAAACTAGCTAGGCACATCCTAATTTGTTGTTCACCGATAATGAGCCCCCATTTAGAAGTGTTCACGCTCCAGTTGAGATCTGGGTGTGCGGGGTCCCAATTTGTTGTTCACCGATGATGGTCCCCATTTAGAAGTGTTCATGCTCCAGTTGAAATCTGGATGCGGGGGAGTGTTAAGATGGGTCTCAATTTGTTGTTCACCGATGATGGCCCCCATTTAGAAGTGGTCATGCTCCAGTTGAAGTCTGGATGCGGAGGAGTGTTAAGATGTCACACATCGGTAAAGGGATGGGAATTTGAtatccttatatggacttggacaaacctccccttatgagctagcttttgggttAGGCCAGGTGTCATATTTTTACACTAATAAACATGAATCAATATGAGGTCTATCTATGTCTACATGTTATGAACAAAttatgttagtttttttttaatgaaaagtttaattaaataattttatgagagatatttttttaattgagttACTTTTTTAAACTAACACTTTGTAACTTTATTGCATATTTCTTATAGTTAAATGACCTCTAAAGCACTTAGTACTAACAATTTTGTCAAAACTTAATTATGAAGTTCAATTTTCTTATAAAGTAGGATTAAATTAACTttcttcaaagttcaaactttTCTGATTATtaagaaggaaaaaggaaattttGGGTGTTACAGTATTTGGAAACACTGATTATTTACATGCTACTCAAGTATCAATGTTTGTCGTCGATTTTGCCTTAAATCTTTCACGCCTCGTAAATATTTTCCAAGAAGATGATTTTACGGATTCACAAAACTTCCTTAAAGACACAATCAACTTGTTGTTTGTTGACTCTCTCAATAGTACATCATGTGGATAATCGTATCAATAATCAAATATTGATTAATGGTTCCAATACTTCTAAGTGGTTGTTGAAATAGTGagtgttgttcatcttgtattcctaagatatttagaacaaaactttgaagaacttggtaagaaacaacaaagagtattttcaaaactaaaaaattaaaactagtagagaaaatagaatcagaaacaaattggaaacaatatacaaaatatttttctcaaagaagaaaatcgagcccactgaatgcacagtgtccccttaagaaaattatccCCTTCAAGTACCccaggttaatggaatatatcctcctaggatagaatgatcttaTTCAGCGCTGTAATGGTACCTAAAATCATGGTGTCATCGAACCACTCAACGatagtaaagtacacttagaatacaagagttagtagtagaagaagtccagaaaattgattctcttaaaatgagaggaaatctctcaatttatagaaaacaaagggtagtgtaaaaaagttcttattgtgccttaccgaaAAAggtttggaaaagtcacaatctttcggaaatgtcacaacctttcataaaagtcacaacttttcataaaagtcacaattctttagaaaagttacaatttttcataaaagttacaactcttcataaaagtagcaactcttcatttccattaataaaaaatcaaaattctgaacaaacattttttgcaaaaccattttttacacgtggccaattataattcggccacgtcattattttttttataataaaaaatcaaaattctgaaaaaaaataatgacgtggtcgaattataattggccacgtgtaaaaaatggttttgcaaaaccaccattaaaaaataatggcatgaatgagccttttcttaaacgttaatggcatagatgagccaaacttttaacggatggcaTAAATGAGCTTTTTCTGaaagttcgatggcatatttgagccttttcccttgTATCAATCAATTCAAGTTTTTATGTGCTATTATCTGGTGTTTATTAATAATTACTGAAAAAACATTTGGCTGCACCATAacttttttgcaaaaaattaatAGAGGAAGGAAGAAGGGCTAATTGACATCAACCCTTATCATCAAAATAGCAaaacaattcaaaggaggaagaCATAAACCAAACCTCCTAACTATCCTAATGGCCgactaaatatttttactacCTTATTGCCAACAATAGTAAGCAAAGGCGGAGCTAGATCAATAGTCATAAATTTCAAACGAAGTTAATAACTTTTACTTAAATTATAGATCAATAGTTATAAATTTCAAACGAAGTTAATAACTTTTACTTAAATTATGTATATGTAATATGTATCatgaaatttattatatatgtataataactTAGTTACAAACTGATCAATAACTAAAACGAATTATGTGTTCAATAATAAATCAGAAagcttataaacttcaaattttaactggTCTTGATCTAATGGTAAGACTTTAACCATGAAGTTGGAGGAGATCAGAGGGTGGGGGTTAGTACGTAGGACCTAATTACCACACATCTATCAACCAGatagcttgaaaaaattgtggcataatacatatgttggcccctaaacttggcttcaaattttaactttgacctccaactttcataatgcacaaatagacactttaactatcctacctttaaataaataaacacgcgattttCGAAGCCAAAAGCGTGAAATGCAAACGCTCCCACATGTATTAGTGGCccactcaatggctgccaactaTTCAATGCATGTGGGCCCATTTTCCTATCTATTTGACACCTTTTCAATTTGCCATGCATTTATTTCAATCTCTTTTAATGGATATAGACCCCACTTCACTAATTCCATTCCCTTCTCTTTATTTCTGCCTCACAACTTCTTCCTTCACTTTTATTTTGtggtaaattaatatttgaaaatgtcaattattcaatttataatttatttgtcttatttctttttttaatttatgtgtattCAAAGATTACATTTaagatactataaattattagacttaatatttaaaaaaatttattaaaaatttgaaaattacgtaatatacactattaattacaataatactaatttaaaatattttttcaatctaaTAAAAGCCTACAAACACACTATACGttatatttaaaagtactataaatcataattaaaatatattttttttagaaaattttttgttgactcttgaaattctattggtgacacatgaatttgaatagatggaacaatatatattattgaaagttAACAATACTATAAGTTATTCGAAAATGGCGTTaatgatttttataaattataacaaattagcaactaaaatatttttgaaaaaacatacaaaaaattagttGATGAATCAGCCACCACACCGTGGACATGTATGCTTTCTGTGattaaaattgagtttaagggttattttggtcatttaagGATTTTTCTTTAAACTTCAAGCTTTATTAATAGTGATGTATTCATTTTAGAGTTAACATGAACGTTTactacatataaatatatataatttattcaaatttaaaatttaaaactatttatttaacgtcagttaaaaattaacttttaaattaattattagcaTGGGCTCTTCATcactagtatatataatataataagcgGGAATAGAGAGGACCTTGGGGTCGACACGTGTTCCTTTTTCCTTCTGGACAAAAAAAGACTATACAGGCAGGAGGTTaacctataaaaaaaaagggggacCCATATTTTACTATTGAAGGATgcgtgtttcttttaaatttcttttaccatactaaataattgtataaaatattataaatcacgataattaattacttagatatttaaaagatataaaaatatataaaagatctgattgactcttcaaattttaccggtgacGCATAAATtcggacaaatgaaataatatatattatttgaacatttcttagaaagtactataaattacattaattaacagctagaaatatttcaaagataaaaaaaattgattgaatctcaaaaaaaaattttagtACTACACGTGTTCCTTTTTCCTTCTTgccaaaaaaaaacttcattataattttttttcgtaataacaaaattttttattaaatgtcaCTTGCATTTTGCAATGAacaacaaataatgcaaaaaagaggggaaaattgttgaaaaaaatataaaaagggtTTAATTGTCCTTTCAATGCTTTTTTTACTGTTGACCCCCTGGATTTTTACATCTGACGCGCCTAATTTGAGTGTATTTCAAGCATTTTGCCAGGTAGGATCtaagtgtttttttgtttaagttttggatagttaaagtgcctatttgtgcattatgaaagttggaggtcaaagttaaaatttgaagccaagtttaggggccaatatatgtattatgccaaaaattgtcaacacgcgctggacccagaagatagtgccacgtaggccaaaaaggggtagataattatttataaaataagttcgggggtaataggaccttagtatagtataagtgtgtctctgagatttcgggcataggttgcattttccctttactaccctcttcattcatttttacttgtccactttaaaCTTTGTACATCTCTTAAGATAAATGATTTATAcgaccaacaagggttgtgatAGAGTAGCTAGTAAGTACTCTTTCATCCTTAACAAAAAAACTCTTGAGTTCGAGTCCTTTGGGTGATACATATAGGATAAAACATCAAAAGGgggaggagggggggggggtattttttaacttggtttttctcttttcatgCTAAATACGTGTTCTCTCCATcccaaaaattaagaaaaagatgaaTACTTTCCAATTATgctagttttataaaaaaaaaaaaaaattagcaaattcAAAAAGGTTGTGGTAATACTCCTATtatgttattttgttttaatcgAGTGGTGcttgtatataattaacttCTGTTATCtgtttcttaaaagaaaaaagagaaagatcTAGACTATTGTAa of the Solanum stenotomum isolate F172 unplaced genomic scaffold, ASM1918654v1 scaffold23267, whole genome shotgun sequence genome contains:
- the LOC125851204 gene encoding sesquiterpene synthase 14b-like, whose product is MVDTTITRPLANYHSSVWGDYFLSYTPQLTEISSQEKLELEELKEKVRQMLVEIPNNSTQKLVLIDTIQRLGVAYHFENEIKTSIHNIFDGSKQNKNEDNDDDLCVVALRFRLVRRQRHYMSSDVFKKFTSDDGKFKETLTKDVPGLLSLYEAAHLRVHGEEILEEALTFTITHLKSMGPKLDNSLKAQVSEALIQPIHTNVPRVVARKYIPIYETIESHDDLLLKFAKLDFHILQKMHQSELSDLTRWWKDFYHENKYPYARDKLVECYFWAMGVYFGPQYGNARRTITKLLVIITITDDLYDAYATYDELVPYTDAVERCDISAMDSISPYMRPLYQVFLDCFDEMEKELTKDGKTDYVYYAKIEINKWIRSYLKEAEWLRDDIIPKCEEYMKNATLTVAVQLLLITCLTVADKFISNETFEWMINESLIAPATLLINRLKDDIIGHEHEQQREHGPSFIECYMKEYGASKQEAYVEAQRQIANAWKDINTDYLHATQVPTFVLEPALNLSRLVNILQEDDFTDSRNFLKDTITLLFVGSVNSTSCG